A genomic region of Neisseria cinerea contains the following coding sequences:
- a CDS encoding amino acid permease, which translates to MNNALTAKLSKLVYTAPDNPDFLSKIGEFDRLVLLVRRLYQILDEQNTLSRLTLCIRCQNQRGLIVLDGARADPDAATIRMKRWHIYTQIAERMANRYDRISVTIENETANPTQLEQYYLDIADKTVALFGLKEAKLQQPKYPEDKTQPQSILKKLSEKPGQKLSMINTKAKIEQYAANQTQIPLKIARQRFIYRPN; encoded by the coding sequence ATGAATAATGCCTTAACCGCCAAACTGTCCAAACTGGTTTATACCGCTCCGGACAATCCCGATTTCCTTTCCAAAATAGGGGAATTTGACCGTCTGGTCCTATTGGTCCGCAGACTGTATCAGATACTCGACGAACAAAATACCCTTTCCCGGCTGACGCTTTGCATCCGCTGTCAAAACCAAAGGGGGCTTATTGTCCTAGACGGTGCACGGGCTGATCCCGATGCCGCAACAATACGTATGAAGCGCTGGCATATTTATACCCAAATTGCCGAACGTATGGCAAACCGTTATGACCGGATTTCCGTAACAATTGAAAATGAGACTGCCAATCCCACCCAACTTGAACAATACTATCTGGATATTGCCGATAAAACTGTCGCTCTTTTTGGATTAAAGGAAGCAAAACTGCAGCAGCCAAAATATCCGGAAGATAAAACACAGCCACAATCAATATTGAAAAAGCTATCCGAAAAGCCTGGTCAAAAACTGAGTATGATTAATACGAAAGCCAAAATAGAGCAATATGCGGCAAAT